The genomic window GCTGCGGCTGGGCATCGTGCTGCTCGGGCTGGCCATCGCCCTGCCCGACATCTTGAGCCTGGGCTGGGGAGTGCTGCTCACCGTCTGCGCCGTCGTCGCGGGCGGCATGGCCTTCACCGTCTGGCTGGGCCGCCGGCTGGGCGTGGACGAGCACCTGACGCTGCTGATCGCGGCGGGGTTTTCCGTCTGCGGCGCCGCCGCCGTCGCCGGGGCGCAGACCGTGGTGCGCGCCGCCCGCGCCACCGTGGTCGCGGCCTTGACGCTGGTGGTGCTGTTCGGCACCCTCGCCATTCCGCTGTTCCCCGCCCTCGCCGGGGTGCTCGGCATGGCCCCGGACGTCGCCGGGGCGTGGATCGGGGCCGGCGTCCATGAGGTCGCTCAAGTGGTGGCCGCGGCGGGGATCATCGACGGGCCGGACTCCACCGCCATGCAGTACGCCGTCGTCGTCAAGCTCGCCCGCGTGGTCCTGCTGGTCGCGGTGATCGCGGCGCTCGGGGTGTACGTGCGGCGCCGCGGACTGACCGCCGACGACGGGGAGGAAGGCGCGGATCCGGCGCACCGGCCCCCGCTGATCCCCGGTTTCGTCCTCGGGTTCCTGGCCATGGTCGCCCTCGCCACGGCCGACGCCGCGTCCGGGTTCCTGCCCGCCCCGGCGCTGGACGCCGCGTCGACGCTGCAGACGCTGTTGCTGACGATGGCGATGTTCGCCCTGGGCTGCGGCGTGAAGTTCACGGACCTGCGGCAGGTCGGTTGGCGGCCCCTGGTGTTGGGGCTGTCCACGTCGGTAACGGTGGCGGCCGTCGGCGCCGTCGGAGTCAGCGTCTCCCTCACCGGGTGACGACCCTTCTCGGCGCGCCCCGAGAATGGGTCAGCTGGGCGTCTGGGCGGCGAAAAAGATCGCCAGGGTGACGGGGACGACGGTGACGAAGATCAGGGACGTGATCCCGAGCGTCACCGGGATCCACACCGGCTTTTTCCGCATGACGGCGACGAAGGCCGTCGCGATGCAGAAGAAACCGATGACGATGGACGCAATCCCCAACATAGTGATCAGCATGACGACACTTTCTTCTCAGGGGCGTCTCCCGCTGCGTGGGAGGCGCCGTCCCGCCCGGCGGCGGATCTGCGGCTGAGCCGGTCGGCCCACCCGAAGGCTCCCGCCAGCGGGTCGAGCCCCTCGTGCGCCGCCGCGACCTTGTCGTGGCCGCGACCGAGCATCTGGCGGATCACAAGCACCATCATCACAATAATGAACGCGCCTCGGATCACGATCACCAGATTCAACAGCTCCCCCGGCGCGCCGTTGTTCTCCACGCCGTGCATGTGCCACATCAACACCGGCCACACGAGCGCTTCCGCGGTCATCCAGCTCAGCAGCAGCCGCCACCGCGGCAAGGCGAGGACCGCGGGGATGAGCAGCCAGAGGGAGTACTGCGGCGACCAGACTTTGTTGACGAGCAGGAAGGCCGCCACGATGAGGAACACCAGTTCCGCCACCCGGGGCCTACGCCGCACGCGGAGGCCGAGCACGAAGATCGCCAGGCAGGCGCCGGCGAAGAGGAGGAAGGTCACGGCGTTAAGGATGGTGGGGGCGCCGGCGCCGGAGTCGAAGCCCGTCCAGCCGGTGGCACGGGCGACGACCGCCCAGACCGTGGTCCATTCCCAGCCGCGCTCGCTGTTGAGGCGGAGGAATTCTTTCCACGCCGCGGGGTAGGCGAGCAGGACGGGGACGTTCACGACCGCCCAGGACGCGGCGGCGGTGATCGTCATGCGGGTCATCGGCCGCCACTGCAGCGAGCGCACGGCAAGCACGAGATAGGCGCCGAGGATAAACAGCGGCCACAGTTTGAAGGCGGTGCCCAGGCCGACGGCGACTCCCGCCCAGCCGGGTCGGCCTTTCTTCATCAGCAGCAGCGCCGCCGCGACCGCGGTGACCGACGGGATGTCCCAGTTGGTGAAGGCGTGGACGACGACCAGCGGGGAGGCGGCGACCAGGACGGTGTCCCAGATGCGGTTGCCGGCCAGGTCGGCGACGATGCGCACGGTGATCACCCACAGGCCGGCGAGGAGGAAGGCGGTGAGGCAGAAGTACCAGGCGGCCTCCGCGATGGTGAAGGGCAGCGCCTCAATCACCGGGTAGGTGAGGCGGGTGAGCCAGCCCGTGAGTCCTTGGAACAGTCCGGCGAGGACCGGGTACTCCATGTAGCGCGTCAGGTCGCCTTCCTGCCAGGAGTAGGCGTAGGGAAAGCCCGGCTGGTCGAGCCCGCGTCCGTGGTACAGGGGGATGACGTCGTTGTAGCAGGCGGAGACGTATTGGCGGTTGCCGGACCAGTCCAGGTCGACGCCCCCGCCCTCGCCGCGTGTCCCTTGCAGGCAATTCGCCTTGCTCAGGAAGCCGAAGGCCAGGAACACCAACGACGTGAGGGTCAGGACACGGACGGGGGTCCACCATCGGGCGACACCGACGTCGGCGTGGCGGCCGATGCGGCCGCCGAGAAAGGTGATGAAGCCGCGGGCGAGGGGTTCTTCCATGGCGGGGGAGGAACGACGGGCGGGGTGTTCCGTCGGGCCGTGGGGGCGGCGGGGTGCGCCTTTCTCCGGTGCTCCGCTCATCTGGGGTCTGCTTTCTGCCGTGCATTCACGTGATTGACCGTAGCCCCCGTACAAAGCGCAACGCGCACGCGGTGTGCGTGCGCGTTGCGGGGCGGGGCCAAGACCTCGGCTGGTTAGAGGCTGTCGAAGAAGTCGCTGACTTCGTCGGGGATGACCTCGTCCAGACCGGGGACCGGGGCCGGTTCCGGCGCCGGTTCTGGCTCTGCCGGAGGCTCCGGCGGGGCGGGCTCGCCCTCGGGCGGCGGCGCCTGGTCCCCTTCCGGCGTTTCGCCGCCTTCCGGCGTCGCTGCGCTGGGGCTGACCTCAGGGGCGGTGGTCGCCGGCGCCGGCGCCGGGGCGGCGGTGCTGGTGGCGGCTGAACCGCCGCCGGTGGAACCCGTGCCGGCGGACGGTCCCGTGACGTAGTAATTCAGCCCGTACGTCACGGGCTCGGGAGTGGCGAAGTAACGGATCTCCTCGTCGGCCAAGGCGTTGTCCAGGACGTCCTTCCAGATTTGGGTGGGGGCGCCGGAGCCGTACATGTTGCCGCCCCACTGGCTGAAGATGGGGGTGGTGTTGTCTTCGGTGCCCACCCACACGGCGGTCGACAGCTGCGGGGTCGCGCCGAGCATCCAGGCGTCCTTGTTCAGGCCGGTGTCGCCGAGCTGGGCGGTGCCGGTCTTGGCGGCG from Corynebacterium maris DSM 45190 includes these protein-coding regions:
- a CDS encoding glycosyltransferase family 87 protein, with the translated sequence MEEPLARGFITFLGGRIGRHADVGVARWWTPVRVLTLTSLVFLAFGFLSKANCLQGTRGEGGGVDLDWSGNRQYVSACYNDVIPLYHGRGLDQPGFPYAYSWQEGDLTRYMEYPVLAGLFQGLTGWLTRLTYPVIEALPFTIAEAAWYFCLTAFLLAGLWVITVRIVADLAGNRIWDTVLVAASPLVVVHAFTNWDIPSVTAVAAALLLMKKGRPGWAGVAVGLGTAFKLWPLFILGAYLVLAVRSLQWRPMTRMTITAAASWAVVNVPVLLAYPAAWKEFLRLNSERGWEWTTVWAVVARATGWTGFDSGAGAPTILNAVTFLLFAGACLAIFVLGLRVRRRPRVAELVFLIVAAFLLVNKVWSPQYSLWLLIPAVLALPRWRLLLSWMTAEALVWPVLMWHMHGVENNGAPGELLNLVIVIRGAFIIVMMVLVIRQMLGRGHDKVAAAHEGLDPLAGAFGWADRLSRRSAAGRDGASHAAGDAPEKKVSSC
- a CDS encoding YeiH family protein encodes the protein MTCRTSTSTVAPAAATPAWFAPLPGLALCLLGALAAAGIGALVPVLPPLLLAIVLGAALANLIDLPQILTPGITVAAKHLLRLGIVLLGLAIALPDILSLGWGVLLTVCAVVAGGMAFTVWLGRRLGVDEHLTLLIAAGFSVCGAAAVAGAQTVVRAARATVVAALTLVVLFGTLAIPLFPALAGVLGMAPDVAGAWIGAGVHEVAQVVAAAGIIDGPDSTAMQYAVVVKLARVVLLVAVIAALGVYVRRRGLTADDGEEGADPAHRPPLIPGFVLGFLAMVALATADAASGFLPAPALDAASTLQTLLLTMAMFALGCGVKFTDLRQVGWRPLVLGLSTSVTVAAVGAVGVSVSLTG